The genomic stretch gataaatgttagtacaagttatagaaattttatattaaaacccctcttaatgttttcgttttaataaaatttgtaaaattttcaatcaaaaaataaactagtagcccgccattgttgatgtcaataattacttacacaatgctcatgggtgctgaagcctataaaatcagtcgcacccaaacgccagcggagggcggcaaaactccataaagcacaattaacaagtgggcatgtcattgtactgtcatttaaatctgtctgagcagggcatgtgcgttaattgcgtcaaatattttaacgtgatacattaaaaaaattaattaccgcccgttaacgcgataattttggcagccccaaaataaatgaataaataagaccttttctgcaacatcaaatattaacaaaatgagtgcttacagataaaacaaacatagcaacataacaatatgaaaaataaagaatacgtattgcacattgtaacaacttctaatgatactattatccattttccatttccactttaaaaacgccacgtaattgattatattaattctaatgttcactcgctgaacgacatggcaatcctaccttccagctctgcacctgtggtgtgttcattatggctaatgcttgctgctacatatcccttgtgaggtgctacaagaagccaaagtttccacaattacatattgtcgtatcacacggtgcaagttgcattttattcgccatctggccttaccactttcgttgtaatcctctgtagtttgaggcagcaaggtcgttgcatgaaaaaaattagctattttcgcgcattttgccgattctttcacgagtgcttttctctttttaattcttatttttcagcgccacccttgctctttttatccatccgagcaccgagatagcagctaatttggctcaatacagactacaattagggggcggagctgcatgctgtatttttcgtctgcacacgtgaggatgagtctggaaaaaaaaataatactgttttttttttttttaagacggcccacagggacagcggtaacagaatgtaagttatactcagtgacactgtcataaataaataccaaacaaaaaatgataacagtgtaattttttttttttttttttaataaaacgcggaccggcccatctggccggccggcccttctggaatcgtccagaagctcccgattagtcactccgggcctgcatattagtgcattcattcattaaataaaatgtattcgttttctgcattatttattttaaaatatttttatttgcagcttatgcagacattttttttagataatcaTACATGAATCATAATCGAGATAAAAGGTTTCATCccaattgagatttttttttccataattgctcaacccactgatgcactttagaaatgaaaataaggGAAAAGCAGATGAAAGAGACAACCAATTGAAGCAACGTATTACTCTTGTGGTGAGGGACAATGTAGTTCTATGTATAGGTTAAGTGGAATCTCCCCCCGCAGCCCCCGCACTGTAAATTTGCTTTATATAAAAAAGCAAGGGGGAATTCGCCTATTtggaaaaatgactttctcccatgaaaataattattttaacttttttcatttttatgtagaAAACACAACAGCATATTTGTGGGAAATGTAGCCCTTACCCCCGTTCACtttatctgtttggtcttattaaggtcctgtccccagcaaaaagtggacatgcaggttatgctgttatagcgtccctaccaatgttgagaccaaaccaacgcccttgcattttaaacaaaactccaaaaatgggctggacaaaactttggcaccctttaaaaaatcatgtgatgctcctctaatttgtgtaattaacagcacctgtgacttacatgtggcacataacaggtggtggcaataactaaatcacacttgcagccagttaaaatggattaaagttgactcaacctctgccctgtgtccttgtgtgtaccacattgcgcatggagaaaagaaagaagaccaaaatgataacaagaacggggtgcAAAAAacccagaaccacaaggggggacctagtgaataacctatagagagctgggaccacagtaacaacggctactatcagtagcacaatgcgccgccagggactcaaatcctgcactgccagacgtgtccccctgctgaagaaagtacacgtccaggcccgtctgcagttcgctagagagcatttggatgatccagaagaggactgggagaatgttttatggtcagctgaaaccaaaatagaactttttggtagaaacacaggttctcttgtttggaggaaaaagagtactgaattgcaccatacccactgtgaagcatgggggtggaaacatcatgctttggggctgtttttctgcaaggggaccaggacgataatctgtgtaaagaaaagaatgaatggggccatgtatcgagagattttgagtgaaaatctccttccatcagcaagggcattgaagatgagacgtggctgggtctttcagcatgacaatgatcccaaacacacagccagggcaacaaaggagtggctttgtaagaagcatttcaagatcctggagtggtctagccagtctccaggtctcaaccccatagaaaatctgcggagggagttgaaagtctgtgttgcccaacgacagccccaaaacatcactgctctagaggagatctgcatggaggaatgggccaaaataccagcaacagtgtgtgaaaagcttgtgaagagttacagacaaCGTtcagcctccgttattgccaacaaacggtacataacaaagtattgagatgaacttttggtattgaccaaatacttattttccaccatgatttccaaataaattctttaaaaagctaaaaatgtgatgttctgttggtttttttccacattctgtctctcatggttgaggtttaaccatgttgacaaatacaggcctctctaattaattttcaagtgggagaacttgcacaattagtggttgactaaatacttatttgccccactgtacatagagAATATGgtcaaacaatatttttttaaattaattcctTGCTAACAGACCCCCCCACTCATGTGATTCAAAGATAACTGTCTGTGATCATACACTTAACCAGTAGGGGGTACCGTGCTCACATTAAGCTTTGAGAAATTAACCCTTTCTCGAACACATTGGCTCAAGTGGTTCAAtgcctcatgaggcttcatctcaccatcactacaacaaagtaacaaaaaggCATTTGTTCCAAACATAAATCCTGGTCAAGAACGAGGTGGTGACATAGAACATGACAGTCACAGGACACAAGACGAACCGACACAGGGCAAGATTAGATGCATTGCAGACTATATATACAAAGGATCACAGGTGGATACGATCAGCCTGATTGGGAAAAGCAGGAAGTCTAATTGAAACAAGGCAGAACGCCactgccaaaataaaagcaggaaaTCCTGCAcggacaaacaaaacattaacatGAATTCCGAGACCTGACAAAAACAATCTACTGGCGTCAGATATACATACACAATTGTTAACAAAAAGCataaaagtgcttgtgtagcatcaTCCATTTCCTCCAATaggtattatttatttattccacgtaCAGCACGGAATTCTCCCAGTGTGTGTCTGATGTGTCATGTCGATGTGTGCATGCGCACAGCTAACCACCCTCCCAAGCCAGGACTCCAGTTGCCGGTTCAATtgcctgacatactgacatgtgatcagcatggatagctagctctgactggttcaaatgcaaatgttttctgggacaaaaaaaaaagaaaaagaacaagcatgttgaattaatgcatttaaaaaagggcaatgcaacggaaaattgatcagatctttaggAGAAAGGAAAGGGTTGAGGAGACTTAATTTTAGtttctctgatggggaggttcagaacataatctacagtgccttgcaaaagtattcggcccccttgaatcttgcaacctttcaccacatttcaggcttcaaacataaagatatgaaatttcatttttttgtcaagaatcaacaacaagtgggacacaatcgtgaagtggaacaacatttattggataatttaaacttttttaacaaataaaaaactgaaaagtggggcgtgcaatattattcggcccctttactttcagtgcagcaaactcactccagaagttcagtgaggatctctgaatgatccaatgttgtcctaaatgaccgatgatgttaaatagaatccacctgtgtgtaatcaagtctccgtataaatgcacctgctctgtgatagtctcagggttctgtttaaagtgcaaagagcattatgaaaaccaaggaacacaccaggcaggtccgagatactgttgtggagaagtttaaagccggatttggatacaaaaagatttcccaagctttaaacatctcaaggagcactgtgcaagccatcatattgaaatggaaggagcatcagaccactgcaaatctaccaagacccggccgtccttccaaactttcttctcaaacaaggagaaaactgatcagagatgcagccaagatgcccatgatcactctggatgaactgcagagatctacagctgagctgggagagtctgtccataggacaacaatcagtcgtacactgcacaaatctggcctttatggaagagtggcaagaagaaagccatttctcaaagatatccataaaaagtctcgtttaaagtttgccacaagccacctgggagacacaccaaacatgtggaagaaggtgctctggtcagatgaaaccaaaattgaactttttggccacaatgcaaaacgatatgtttggcgtaaaagcaacacagctcatcaccctgaacacaccatccccactgtcaaacatggtggtggcagcatcatggtttgggtctgcttttcttcagcagggacagggaaaatggttaaaattgacgggaagatggatgcagccaaatacaggaacattctggaagaaaacctgttggtatctgcacaagacctgagactgggacggagatttatcttccaacaggacaatgatccaaagcataaagccaaatctacaatggaatggttaaaaaataaacgtatccaggtgttagaatggccaagtcaaagtccagacctgaatccaatcgagaatctgtggaaagagctgaagactgctgttcacaaacactctccatccaacctcactgagctcgagctgttttgcaaggaagaatgggcaagaatgtcagtctctcgatgtgcaaaactgatagaaacataccccaagcgacttgcagctgtaattggagcaaaaggtggcgctacaaagtattaacgcaagggggccgaataatattgcacgccccacttttcagttttttatttgttaaaaaagtttaaattatccaataaattttgttccactttacgattgtgtcccacttgttgttgattcttgacaaaaaattaaaaatttatatctttatgtttgaagcctgagatgtggcgaaaggttgcaaggttcaagggggccgaatacttttgcaaggcactgtatatatattgccTGACCTcagaaataatgaacagaaaattcagattttttcaaTTTGAAAGCTTGTGGTCCTTAaacgtaattttaaaaaattgaacatTTTCTAAAATCAATTTGTATATTGCTTTGCTGTTTTTAGCATCATAGTGCCAATTCGACATTGTTTGGTAATGTTCATGTTTGTTACCATGCTAGCCTCCTGTTCCATTTGTCTGCATGCATGTGAGGTTTTATTGTTCCACTTTTGGTAACTACATTagtattatttttcaattaccaAAAACAGTTCTCTGCTTTATCAGGGGTTTAGAATCTTAGGTGCCAACTTTTGAATCGCTGTCCCGCGtcatgaccactgtccctgaaaaggTTAATTGAACACTGTTAAAACCAGACTCGCCCGAGTGAAAACAGATCCCGTCAAAGACATCAAAGGTTTATTGAATAATGGAGCACATGGGCATTCTTTTATGCATAGCTCTCTACCCAGAGTGAAGAATCTTGGGAGTTTTCTTCATTGTGTGTGATGCCACTTGATGGACATCATGCGGGGTCATGACTGTTTGGGCACAAAACCGGCAACTAAATAACCTTTTTGTTGTCTTCCTGTGTCTTCTCATGTGTCTcaccaattttatttattttactgcaAATTTGGCAAGAGTTGTAGACTGAAAAATTAAGCATATTACAGTGTTGAAATAATAGCGAGCGTAATAGGAGTATCAAATGTGTTCATGAAAAATGCAGGAATAGTCGTTGACCAGCGAATGTAGAGCCTGttgttgaaaagcaaaaaaaagtttCGTGTACTCATCCAGAAGATACCACGTTTAACTGAAATTCAGCaaataaagtacagtggtatgaaaaaagtatccgaaccttttggaatttctcacttttctgcataaaatcatcaccatcaaatgtgatctgatctttttcaaaatcacacagatgaaaatacagtgtctgctttaactaaaaccacccaaacatttatagttattcatattttaatgacgacagtatgcaaacaatgacagaagggggaaaaaataagtaagtgaaccctctgcctaaggagacttaaagagcaattgaaaccaatttttaccaaacattttaagtcaggtgtgtgcccagtcactgatgagttgtttaaagctgccctgccctaaAACACACACCGGGTAAAAATTTTCTTGATGagcagcattgtctgatgtgcatcatggctcggtcaaaagagctgccggaaaacctgtgatcaaggattgttgatttgtataaagctgggaaaggatacaaaaccatctctaaaagtctggatgttcatcaatcgacgcaaagttttctacaaatggagagagtttggcactgtttcttctctcccaaggagtggccgtccatcaaAGATCATGCCAAGTGTTCAGCGCAGAATcctcagaaaggtaaaaaaagaaccctagagtgtctgctaaagacttagagaaatcactggcacagcccaatatctctgtgcagacatcaaccatatgtaaaactatggcctagaatggtgttcatgggaggaatccacggaggaagccactgttgtctaaaaaaaaaaaaagcgttgttgctcgtttagtgtgttcaaaaaggcacttggacactccacagacgttttggcataatattttgtggactgataaaaccaatgttgaattttttggcattaacacacaacgtcatgtgtggaggaaaattgGAACAgtttaccaacatcaacacctcatccccaccgtgaagcatggtggaaggagcatcatgatctggggctgttttgctgcctcaggacctggacaacttgcaatcattaatggaagaatgaattcaaaagttatcaggatgttttgcaggaaaatctgaggctgtctgtcggacaattgaagctaaaaagaggatggatactgcaacaagaGAACGATCCAAAACGCAGAAGTcagtcaacttcagaatggtttcagaagagcaaaagacacgttctggagtggccaattcaaagtccagacttgaaccccattgagatgttgtagcatgacctaaagacagtgattcatgccagatatcccaggaatctgactgaactacagcagttttgtagagaagaatgggccaacatTAGTTCTGATCGCTGtgacagactgatctgcagctacaataagcgtctggttgaaattattgctgccaaagggggggcacaaaatattaaatgtgatggttcacttattttctcccttgcactatcctcattaaaatacgaatacctataaatgtttgatggctttagttaaagcagacaatgatttttcatctgtgtgattttgacaaagatcagatcacgtttGATGGATATTTTATGAAGAAACGTGAGAAATTccgaaaagttcagatactttttcatatcactgtatttttttcccgtGTGTGTTCTCAAATCTCACCAAACTTTGTTTATGAGTGTAAGCTTTACTGCAAACTGAACAACTAAAGGGCTTTTCTCCTATGTTTTAATCACTCCTCTTCCCAAGTTTGACTATTTGCGAGAAAGTTCTCCTCAAAACTGAGCAACTACAGGGGTTTTCTCCTGCGTGTCTTGGACCAGGATGATTAAGCTGTGGCCACTCTGCATCATTTTCCACAGAGACATCAGACAGTGACAACTCGCTGAGCTCCTCTTCCTCTGGATCCTCCTCCTCTTGTATAACATTGAGGGGCGCTAGATTTTCCTGCTTCATGCCAGAGCCCCCCAACGGCAGCTGAGGGGGAAGCTCCTGTTGACCATCTGACAGAGACAACTTGCTGACCTCCACTTCCACAGGATTCTCTTCCTCCTTTATACCATTGAGAGACGGTGGATTTTCCTGCTCCATACCGTGGTCCTCCAACTGCAGCTGAGGGAGAAACTCCTCCTGGTTACCATCAGGCAGTGACAACTTGCTGATCGCCTCTTCTTGGGTGGGCTCTATATTCTCTTCTTCATTTATAAAGttcagcagccctggactttcctGCTCCATACCAGACGACAGCAGCCGAGGGGGAAGCTTCTCCTGGTGACCAGTGGGCTGCTGGACATCTGCAAGTTACAAGGAAAAGAAAACCATGATTAGAGGCAATGATGGTTTTAGGGATGGGGCCAAAGGGCCATTGGCCCCACCTCTAATTTGAATGGCCCCTGAAGTGCGCCTGTTCCCATTTTAGCACAAAGCATGGCAATCGGTGAATCCTTCGTTTCTGAAGTGAGAGAGAACGAGATACTGTTGTTTCTAGAGTATGTGAaatattaatattgtttttcgtgtttaaatggctttccaaaaaagtgattaaaattGTCATTCCTTGGATTGTATCCTTACTTTCACACAGTATGATTAAATatgaattacagtggtacctttactcacgaacgtctctacaaacgtaattttcaggttacgacacgcTTCAACAGGAAATATTGCattttgttacaaaagaaaggTCAGGATACgagaaaatacagtacagtacaggtagtcccaggtttacgaacgagttctgttcctgcgctggtgatgtaacccgggtttctgcgtaaatcggaatCAACCCTTTAATTACATCtaaacaccctctaaattaaaaaaaactatccaaaaacatgtattatacatcattgtactgtcttcgccaagacgttgaagctaaatcctagctagacagcgagctaatgacgatgtcagacgtccgtgtggtttgctaacttttgtcagctgctcatgacatcaacacttgcagaatgaaactaaaataaaataaaatcagtcgcagcttcaataacagcaattcaaatttacgTTTACAATTAGCTAATGAttcagcaataacaaacgattagtatcctctagagcagtgatgttttggggctgtcgttgtgcaacatggactttcaactccctccaccgattttctatggggttgcga from Corythoichthys intestinalis isolate RoL2023-P3 chromosome 10, ASM3026506v1, whole genome shotgun sequence encodes the following:
- the LOC130922583 gene encoding uncharacterized protein LOC130922583 → MSKDLMRELIAEAYEILGLFERCVTSHDEQLRLATEANELLRQILEAASVSLQALYQLIEELSPQLPFGGFSVEQENPVPITVVTTEDNEEEEVSILSLPGVSAENNANEHESTERPQLRLPNPNGEDHKETSADNNIALLAGSDEEPLRGHADEEDVQQPTGHQEKLPPRLLSSGMEQESPGLLNFINEEENIEPTQEEAISKLSLPDGNQEEFLPQLQLEDHGMEQENPPSLNGIKEEENPVEVEVSKLSLSDGQQELPPQLPLGGSGMKQENLAPLNVIQEEEDPEEEELSELSLSDVSVENDAEWPQLNHPGPRHAGENPCSCSVLRRTFSQIVKLGKRSD